One Pantoea eucalypti genomic region harbors:
- a CDS encoding glycoside hydrolase family 1 protein has product MSRQTVHIPENFILGAAASAWQTEGWSGKKPGQDSWPDAWYQQDRHVWHNGYGPAVATDFINRFSEDVALMKASGLTHYRTSINWSRFLIDYETATVDEEYAAYYDRLIDEMQRQGIELMLCLEHYELPALLLEQYGGWQSKHVVELFIRYVEQVFKRYAGRVTRWFVFNEPIVVQTRVYLDALRWPYEQNTHKWMQWNHHKNLATARAVQLFRKRGYAGRIGTILNPEVTYPRSSAPHDQKAAHIYDLFYNRVFLDPAIKGAYPAELLALLDKHQIEWETTPEELAIIAANTVDEVGLNLYYPHRVKAPSRAWHPETPFHPAWYYEHFELPGRRMNRSRGWEIQPEIIWDMAQRIRDEYGNIPWFVAESGMGIENETQFKDAGGEIQDDYRIAFISEHLHQAIRASQAGINCQGYMLWAFTDNVSPMNAFKNRYGLIEIDLDKHRQRRMKKSAHWFRTLRDTQQFTLWLDDEPK; this is encoded by the coding sequence ATGAGTCGTCAGACTGTCCACATACCTGAGAATTTCATTCTGGGGGCTGCTGCCTCCGCCTGGCAGACGGAAGGCTGGAGCGGAAAAAAGCCGGGCCAGGACTCCTGGCCTGACGCCTGGTATCAGCAGGATCGTCACGTCTGGCACAACGGCTATGGCCCGGCGGTTGCCACTGACTTTATCAATCGCTTTAGTGAAGATGTGGCGCTAATGAAGGCCAGCGGGCTGACCCACTACCGGACTTCCATTAACTGGTCGCGTTTCCTGATCGATTATGAAACCGCCACGGTCGATGAGGAATATGCCGCTTACTATGACCGGCTGATTGATGAAATGCAGCGTCAGGGCATTGAACTGATGCTCTGTCTGGAGCATTACGAGCTGCCAGCCTTGCTGCTTGAGCAATATGGAGGCTGGCAGTCAAAGCATGTGGTTGAACTGTTTATTCGTTATGTCGAACAGGTTTTTAAACGTTATGCCGGTCGGGTCACACGCTGGTTTGTGTTTAATGAGCCCATTGTGGTGCAGACCCGCGTCTATCTCGACGCGCTGCGCTGGCCTTATGAGCAGAACACGCATAAATGGATGCAGTGGAACCACCATAAAAATCTCGCGACTGCCCGGGCAGTGCAGCTTTTCCGCAAGCGTGGCTATGCCGGTCGCATTGGTACCATTCTTAACCCGGAGGTCACCTATCCGCGATCATCCGCCCCGCACGACCAGAAGGCGGCGCATATTTATGACCTGTTCTACAACCGGGTGTTTCTCGACCCCGCGATTAAAGGCGCGTATCCGGCGGAGCTGCTGGCGCTGCTTGATAAGCATCAGATTGAGTGGGAAACCACGCCGGAAGAGCTGGCGATTATTGCTGCCAATACCGTCGATGAGGTCGGCCTTAATCTCTACTATCCCCATCGCGTTAAGGCGCCGTCCCGCGCCTGGCATCCCGAGACACCTTTTCATCCTGCCTGGTATTACGAACACTTTGAACTGCCTGGGCGGCGGATGAATCGTTCGCGCGGCTGGGAAATTCAGCCTGAAATTATCTGGGATATGGCACAACGAATACGCGATGAGTACGGCAATATCCCGTGGTTTGTGGCGGAAAGCGGTATGGGCATTGAGAACGAAACCCAATTCAAAGATGCCGGTGGGGAAATTCAGGACGATTACCGTATCGCGTTTATCAGCGAACACCTGCATCAGGCGATACGCGCCAGCCAGGCGGGCATTAACTGTCAGGGCTACATGCTGTGGGCGTTTACCGACAACGTCTCACCAATGAATGCCTTTAAAAACCGCTATGGTCTGATCGAAATCGACTTAGATAAGCACCGTCAGCGCCGTATGAAGAAATCTGCCCATTGGTTCCGTACGCTGCGTGACACGCAGCAATTTACCCTGTGGCTTGATGATGAGCCGAAATAA
- a CDS encoding PTS sugar transporter subunit IIB, protein MKRIVLACAAGMSTSMVVTRMEKEVAARGLAFQIYAIPEQNLREELQNYGSEVAVVLLGPQVRFKLEENRKLTDSYQLPIAVIDTVAYGTLNGAKVLDQALALIH, encoded by the coding sequence ATGAAACGAATTGTTCTGGCCTGTGCTGCGGGCATGTCGACCTCAATGGTGGTCACGCGGATGGAAAAAGAGGTCGCCGCTCGCGGACTGGCATTTCAGATCTACGCTATTCCGGAGCAAAACCTGCGTGAAGAGCTGCAAAACTACGGCAGCGAGGTGGCGGTGGTGCTGCTCGGGCCTCAGGTGCGCTTCAAACTGGAGGAGAACAGAAAACTCACTGACAGCTATCAGTTGCCTATCGCGGTAATCGATACGGTTGCTTACGGCACGCTGAATGGTGCAAAGGTACTCGATCAGGCGCTGGCTTTGATACACTGA
- a CDS encoding FCD domain-containing protein: MDKAEAPQEKKQYQEIGQHLRQQISDGHYPVGSRLPPERQLAETWGVSRTIVREALLMLELEGTVDIRQSSGVYVMRIPSASDDEEEAFFRSDVGPFEMLQARQLLESNIAAFAAKMATKADIENLRRTLEQEQRAIAANDSSQDNDKLFHLLLAGASQNQMLLDTVTSIWRHHDSSPLWQQLRPQFETRAYRLKWLGDHQTILAALRRRDVMGAWQSTWQHLENVKNTLLELSDADAPDFDGYLFDSVPIFQGKLM; this comes from the coding sequence GTGGACAAAGCCGAAGCGCCGCAAGAAAAAAAGCAGTACCAGGAAATTGGTCAGCACCTGCGTCAGCAGATCAGTGACGGACACTATCCGGTGGGATCGCGCCTGCCGCCTGAACGTCAGCTGGCTGAAACCTGGGGCGTCAGCCGGACCATCGTGCGCGAGGCATTATTGATGCTTGAGCTGGAAGGTACGGTGGATATCCGTCAGAGCTCCGGCGTCTATGTAATGCGTATTCCTTCCGCCAGTGATGATGAAGAAGAGGCCTTTTTCCGCAGCGACGTAGGCCCGTTTGAAATGCTACAGGCGCGTCAGTTGCTGGAGAGCAATATTGCCGCCTTTGCCGCAAAAATGGCGACTAAAGCGGACATTGAAAATCTGCGACGTACGCTGGAACAGGAGCAACGTGCCATCGCCGCCAACGACAGCAGTCAGGACAACGACAAATTGTTTCATCTGCTGCTGGCGGGTGCGAGTCAGAATCAGATGCTGCTCGATACCGTTACCAGTATCTGGCGGCATCACGACAGCAGCCCGCTCTGGCAGCAGCTGCGCCCGCAGTTTGAAACCCGCGCCTATCGCCTGAAGTGGCTCGGCGATCACCAGACTATCCTGGCTGCTCTGCGTCGGCGCGATGTGATGGGGGCCTGGCAGTCGACCTGGCAGCACCTTGAGAATGTCAAAAATACGCTGCTGGAGCTTTCCGACGCCGATGCGCCTGATTTTGATGGCTACCTGTTTGATTCAGTCCCGATCTTTCAGGGGAAACTGATGTGA